One stretch of Chryseobacterium fluminis DNA includes these proteins:
- a CDS encoding GNAT family N-acetyltransferase produces MSNTIWKIKSFEEFTVPELYAVLKARIDVFVIEQNCPYPDLDNYDQKALHIWAKEDGDVLAYCRIFNKGIKYEETSLGRVLTTEKARGKSLGKQLIQYAVETIENRFHTSEIRISAQDYLLRFYSDFGFEDTGKKYLEDNIPHTEMLRK; encoded by the coding sequence ATGAGTAATACAATCTGGAAAATTAAAAGTTTTGAAGAATTCACTGTTCCTGAGCTGTACGCTGTTTTAAAAGCCCGCATCGATGTTTTTGTTATTGAACAGAACTGTCCTTATCCTGATCTGGATAATTATGATCAGAAAGCTCTTCATATCTGGGCAAAGGAAGATGGTGACGTATTAGCCTACTGCAGGATTTTTAACAAAGGGATAAAATATGAGGAAACCTCTCTGGGAAGAGTGCTGACAACAGAAAAAGCGAGAGGGAAGAGCCTTGGCAAGCAGTTGATACAGTATGCTGTAGAAACCATAGAAAACCGCTTTCATACTTCCGAAATAAGAATTTCGGCCCAGGATTACCTGTTGAGATTCTATTCAGATTTCGGATTTGAAGATACCGGAAAAAAATACCTGGAAGACAATATTCCTCATACGGAAATGTTGAGAAAGTAA
- a CDS encoding alpha/beta fold hydrolase, with protein MIFSTKKEKKYTFVEAGEGHPLVLLHGLMGGLSNFDKMVNFFSEKGFKVYVPQLPIYDLPVLNTNLTTIAKYIIKFIESHIEEPVTIVGNSMGGHVGLILTLARPDLVSNLVLTGSSGLYERTFGDSFPRKNDRSYIRKKTEEVFYDPSVATEDLVDEVFGVVNDRMKGIKTVMLARSAIKHNMLHDLPKILTPTCLIWGKQDNVTPPEVAEDMHKFIPNSDLFWIDKCGHAAMMEKPDEFNEILYSWLKNKV; from the coding sequence ATGATATTTAGTACAAAAAAAGAAAAGAAATATACCTTTGTAGAAGCGGGGGAAGGACATCCATTGGTGCTATTGCACGGTTTAATGGGTGGTTTGAGTAATTTCGATAAGATGGTGAATTTTTTTTCAGAGAAAGGATTTAAGGTGTACGTACCTCAATTACCGATCTATGATTTGCCGGTACTTAATACGAATCTCACCACGATTGCAAAATATATTATAAAGTTTATAGAGAGCCATATTGAAGAGCCTGTTACCATTGTCGGAAACTCGATGGGTGGCCATGTGGGACTTATCTTAACATTAGCAAGACCTGATCTTGTAAGTAATCTTGTGCTCACGGGAAGTTCAGGTTTGTATGAAAGAACTTTCGGAGACAGCTTTCCTAGAAAGAACGACCGTTCTTATATAAGGAAGAAGACAGAAGAGGTTTTTTATGATCCTTCAGTAGCCACCGAAGATCTGGTAGATGAAGTTTTTGGTGTAGTCAATGACAGAATGAAAGGCATCAAAACAGTGATGCTGGCCAGAAGTGCAATCAAACATAATATGTTGCATGATCTTCCTAAAATTTTAACCCCAACCTGCCTGATCTGGGGAAAACAGGATAATGTAACACCGCCAGAGGTGGCAGAAGATATGCACAAATTTATTCCGAATTCAGATTTGTTCTGGATCGATAAATGTGGTCATGCTGCCATGATGGAGAAGCCGGATGAATTTAATGAGATTCTCTACAGCTGGTTGAAAAATAAAGTTTAA
- the yihA gene encoding ribosome biogenesis GTP-binding protein YihA/YsxC gives MVIKTANFVKSSGKWQDCPEPTIPEYAFIGRSNVGKSSLINAMMNHKDLAKTSGTPGKTQLINHFLVNENWYLTDLPGYGYAKVSKSIRKDFEKLITNYILNRRNLVNLFVLVDSRHTPQKIDLEFIQWCGESGVPFSIVFTKVDKLKPNIAIKNVENYKAELHKTWEDLPEIYVTSAEKKVGGEEILSFIQKTNEFLINNAVSFDE, from the coding sequence ATGGTTATTAAAACTGCAAATTTTGTAAAGAGTAGCGGAAAATGGCAGGATTGCCCGGAACCTACCATTCCCGAATATGCTTTTATCGGAAGGTCCAATGTGGGAAAGTCTTCACTGATTAATGCAATGATGAATCACAAAGATTTAGCTAAAACATCAGGGACTCCCGGAAAAACCCAACTTATTAATCATTTTTTAGTTAATGAAAACTGGTACCTGACCGATTTACCGGGTTACGGATACGCCAAGGTTTCTAAATCTATCAGAAAAGATTTCGAGAAACTCATCACCAATTATATTTTAAACAGAAGAAATTTAGTCAATCTTTTTGTGCTGGTAGATTCAAGACACACGCCACAAAAGATCGACCTGGAATTTATTCAGTGGTGTGGGGAAAGCGGGGTGCCGTTTTCTATTGTATTTACAAAAGTTGATAAACTAAAACCGAATATCGCCATTAAAAATGTAGAAAACTATAAAGCAGAACTTCATAAGACCTGGGAAGATCTGCCGGAAATTTATGTGACTTCTGCAGAAAAGAAAGTGGGTGGGGAAGAGATTCTGAGTTTTATACAGAAAACCAACGAGTTTTTAATTAATAATGCGGTAAGTTTCGATGAGTAA